In Calditrichota bacterium, the DNA window CTGCCTCGCCGAGTCGCTGGCCCAAGGTGGCGTCGACGACCTCGCCGTTGCGCACGTAGATGGCCCCTCGTTGACCATCTTTGCGCAGATGCAGCACGCCGGAACGGCCAGCGGCGTGAAAGATCTCCAGAAGGTCGACCGGCGACATCTCTGCAAGCGAACCAGAAAAGCCTTTCTCCATATCCTCCGGGCCAGGCAGGGGAGTGGCAGCGTGTATTTCGTTCAGCAGCACCTCCAGCCGGGCCACGACCTCCTGGGCTATGTAGGGCTTGGGGACGAACTCGTCCGGCCCCAACTCGATGATGCGGACGCGGTCGTCGAGGAGCCTTTGCTCAGCAATGATAATTACTGGGACCGTTTGGGTGCGCTCGTCATTCCGCAGATGGCGGAGCAGTTCTTCGCCGCTCATCTTGGGGAGTTGCAGCCCGGTGATCACTGCGTCCGGCACCTCCCGGGCGCAGAGCTGGAGAACTTTTTCGGCGCTGTCCACCTGGCCCACGCGGCAGCCACGCTGCAGCAGGAGGGCTTTGAGGGGCTGCATTGCCTGGGGATCCTGGTCGACGAGAAGTATTTTCTTTCGCTCCAGCACCATGCGCGCTGCCCTAGTTGCTCCCTACATGCTCCTGCGCGGCGACTTTCGCGCTGACTTTGCGCGTCTTTCCCAGTGCCAAGAGCGGAGCGACCAGCTTCTCCACAGACTCCCTATCTGTGGGGTCACAGAAGAAGAGAGGGTCTGTGGGTGCCAGGCCAAGGCGGCGACGCACAGCTTCAACGTCAGGCGGAGCCGCGCCCACGTTGGTGACCGCCACTACCGAGGGCAGAGGTGCAAGGGTACGTCGCAGCGAGGAGATGAGGTACGCGTAGTAGTCGTAGTGCTCGCTCTGAGAGCCGTCCACTACGATCACGCATCCGGAAAGTTCGAATGCTACAATCCTCGACAGGGCGCCGAAGCGTGGGTCTGGCTCGAGGCCGAAGACCTCCAACCGCACACCATTGCTCAGCAGTGCCGTGCCTCGATCCAGCGAGATGTCACCAAAGCTTCGCAAGGTGCGCACGCGGAAGTTGCCCTCGGTGAGGGTGCGCACGATTTGCCGCCTGCCAGCGCGGACGCTACCGATGAATATGATGCCCTGTCGCGCAGCAATGGGGCGTGGTGTTGGTGGTGGTGTGGTCTTTTCTACCGGAGGCGGGGCTACCTGCTCCTCGGGTTCCCTGGCGATGGGTCCGGTGGCGGTGGGTGCCAGAGGAGTCTCGGCGCCGGCCTGGGGTCGCTCCTCTTCCGGTAGCAGAGCGAGCTTGGGTTCCCGCAGGGCAATTGGCCCAA includes these proteins:
- a CDS encoding response regulator, with the translated sequence MVLERKKILLVDQDPQAMQPLKALLLQRGCRVGQVDSAEKVLQLCAREVPDAVITGLQLPKMSGEELLRHLRNDERTQTVPVIIIAEQRLLDDRVRIIELGPDEFVPKPYIAQEVVARLEVLLNEIHAATPLPGPEDMEKGFSGSLAEMSPVDLLEIFHAAGRSGVLHLRKDGQRGAIYVRNGEVVDATLGQRLGEAALAALLLWKEGTFLADFTTVERAQRVLTPTRELLAMALARAEEWNDALAGLPSLHVPVQSIPASADSELDEPSRALLARFSPPCAIATVLDESPEDPLTLARRLRGLWEKGLLRACDQDEAELSTSHPPLLPHAHGVAFRSPLAAVAELFGSGTVPYPESSPATNHIAGHRLTRAELLVARARLA